Within the bacterium genome, the region GTGACATTTCGCCGAAGGACTCGCGCATCGCCTCGGAGGCCCGAGTCCCGATGACGATCCGACGACAGAGCTGTCGAAGCTGCACCCGCCGCTCCGGCGGGAGCGACGCGAGGACCTTGTTCATCGCGCTCTGGTTGCCGCGACTGAAGGGCAGACCGGAGACGCGCCGGGCGATCTCGACGGAGAGCCAGAGACCGACGGCCTGCTGCGCGTCGAGCTGAAGCGGCGGCAGCGGTGCGAAGCGAGCGAAACGGATCCCACCGCCGCGTCCCCGGTCCCCCTCGATGTCGAGCCCCCGCGCGCGAAGCAGCGCCACGTCGCGCCGCACCGTCCGCACGCTCACGGCGAGCTCCTCCGCGAGCTCGCCCATCGAAACGCCTTCGCGCGCACGAATCGCGGCGACCAGCGCTTCCAGCCGGTCGCCGCGCTTGAGCTCGTCACCGCGACTCCGCTTCGGCATCGCCCGAGGATGCCACACAAATAGGTCAATTTCTGACCTATTCGAGTCTAGAGTGCTCCGTGTTCGAAGCCCGGCCGAGATCGGACCGGGCGAGACGCCGAGACCCGAAGAAACAACGATCGCAGGAACCCAGGAAAGGATCCCACCATGAACACCGTCGAAATCGGAAAGCAACTCGTCGCCTTCTGCCAGGACCGCAAGGGACTCGACGCTGTCGACGCCCTCTACGACGACAAGATCGTCTCGATCGAGGCCCAGGGTTCGGAAGAGCTCCCGGCCCGGATGGAGGGGATCGAGGCCGTCCGGGGCAAGAACGCCTGGTGGTACGACAACCACGAGATCCACGCCGAGAGCGCGACCGGCCCCTACTGCGGCCAGCGCGAAGATCAGTTCGCGGTCCGCTTCACGATGGACGTGACCTTCAAGCCGACCGGCGAACGCCAGAGTCTCGACGAGATCGCGCTCTACACCGTCGCCGACGGCAAGATCGTCGAAGAGCAGTTTCTTTACTTCGCCGGCTGACGCTTTGCGCCGGCTGACGCCGGACGGCGCTGCGCGCCTCTCGACGGGTCCCTTGTGGGGACCCGTCTTGCGCTGAGGGCTCGGGCGCAGGCGCCGCTTCGCGGCGTCGCTGGGGCTGAATCCGTCGCCGTCACTCGTGGGCGCGCTGGGGCGGTGAACGGAGAAGGGCCCGGGGCCCCGCCGTCATGGGCGGGGGTCCCGGGCCCTTCGTGTGTCGGCCGGCTCGTGGAGCGGATCAGTCGAGGATCGTGAGCTCCACGCGGCGGTTCTCGCGCTTGTTGGCCTTCGTGTCGTTCGGGACGATCGGGTTCGACTCACCGAAGCCCTTCACTTCGAGGCGGTCGGCGTCGATGCCCGCCGAGACGAGGCGCGCCTTGACCGCGCTGGCGCGGCGCTCGGACAGATCCTGGTTGTAGGCCGCCGCCCCGTCGGAGTCGGTGTGGCCATCGACGCGGATGCGGACGCCCGGGTTCGCCTTCAAGACCGCGATGTCGGCCGCGAGGGTCTCGTCGAAGTCGATCTCGATCGCCGCGCCGTTGACGGCGAAGCGGAGGTCGTTCAACTGCCAGCAGCCGCGGTCGTCGACGGGCGCCTCGCGCAGGGTGCCGGGGCACTCGTCGCGCGGGTCGATCACGCCGTCGCGGTCCGTGTCCGGCGGCGCCGCCGCGACGTTCACGACCGGCGCCGGGGCCGGCTCGTTGCCGAGATACACGGCGCGGGAGAACTGCTGGAGCGCCGCGGAAGAACCGAGCGCCGTCGTCGTCGTGAAGCTGCCGCAGCTCGTGACGTCCGCGATCGAGCGAAGGGCCGTGGCCCCGGCCGGATCGTTGCCAGCCTGCACCGTGTGGAAGCAGACCTCGCCCGCACGGCTCTCGGCGAGCGCCTTCGCCGACGCGATCGCGCGGCCCGCGTCGTCGCGGCCGGCGTAGTCCGTGGCAAGACCGTCCGAGATGATGACGACCGCGGCGCGGCCGTCGCCGGCGCCGATCGCGTCGGTCACCTCATTGTCGAGGACCGAGTAGAGCGGCGTCGAGCCCTGGAGGAACGTCGCGCCCTTGGCGGCCGCGGCGAGGGTCGAGCGATCGAAGCTGCCGCCACCGGCGGTCTCACGCTGGCCGCCGCCGAAGCTCAGCTGGCTGGCCTCGTAGCTCCCGCCGGGCATCGCGGCGACGAGGGACTCGAGGGTCGCCTTCGAGCCGGGGAAGCCGGTTTCCTTCGAGCCGGAGGCGTCGAGGATCGTGACGGCCTGGGTGACGGCGACCGTGCCCGAGGGCGGCGTGACCGCGACGGGCTCCTGGTACGGGAGGGGCTTTGCGCAAGCGCCGAGCATCGCGGCGACGGCGAGGCCACCGGCCACGCCAAAGGACTGGGAGGCGAGAGACTTCTTCATGTGCGGATTCTCCTGTCGATCGATTCCACTCCCGGCCACGGGTTCGTGGACGGGAGACGTTGATCCCCGCGATTCGATTGGAACGAGCAGGGAAGGAAGACACTCGACCTCCACCCGTCGCCCCCGAAGTGCGGCAACACTAGCTATCCGAGTCGCCGTCGCGCCGTAGTTGTGGCCGCCAGCTCCTCTATTTTGCATCCGACCCGCCGGTCACTCGTTCCGATCCGCGCAACCACGATTCCTGTGATGGACGTGCTCGCACCGGAAGCGACCGGACCCGGTCTTCGGAGAATTGAATGCGAAGGGGCACCGAACCGCCACACCGAACGCACGTCTCCATCGCGAAAAATCCGTACGCCGAGCTGCGAAATCCTGACCGCGCCGGTGGAAGCACACCGGCAACCGACGGGCAGCCCCGGCGCAATGTGGCCGAGACGCCGCCGAGCCCCGCCTCCCACCGGTCACCGTCGCCGGGGCCCCGGCACTCACTCGACGGAAGCGCGTTCCGACCAGGGGGGCGCCCGTGCACCCGTGGGAACCCGGAGACCATGAAGCACCCCGCACTGATCAAGCGAGTTCGGACCCACTACGAAGGCCGCGCATTTTCGCCCCGGCTGGTCGATGCGCTGTGTGACGAGATCGCGCGGCGAACGAGCCACGAAGGCGTCGAGATCGCCAAGGGCTGGAAGATCCCCGTCGAGCAGGTGACCCGCGCCTTCGAGCCGATCGAACAGACGCCCCGCCCGGCCATCCTCCACCCGGCCCCGGCCGCGATCCTCGGCCTCTCCTTCGGCTACCGCCTCGATTCGCCCTTCGCGCGCCGCCCGGAGGATCGCCAACCGGGGCCGAACAACGCCGCCCTCGCCGACGCCCTCGTTCGCTGCCACCGGCTCTTCCCCGAGGCCTGGATCGGCGTCCAGCACGAAGTCGGTCTCGCGCTCTCCGAGCGGGACGACGCGCCCTCCCCGGCGCTCGTGACGCCGCCGCGGGACTGGAACACGGGCCAGGTGATCCGGCATTTCGTCGACCAGCTGCCTCGCTACGCGTTCGCCGGAAAGCGCTGCGTGATCGTCGTGAGCCACCTCCACCACTACGGTCGCTGCGAGTTCCTGCTCGCCCGCGAGGGCCTCGAGGCGTTTCCGGCACCGAAGGAAGTCGCGGCCTACGCGGACTACGACCCGGGTGAGGCCCAGCCTCGCTTCCGGTCGCCGTGGGACTATCTCGTGAACGACTTCCTCGCGCTCTGCAAGGCGTCCTCCGCCCCGCGGACGCAGGTCTTCGACCCGACCCGGGGGCTCGGCTCGTCCCGCTGACGGATGATCCGAGCGCGCCGACGATCCCGGAGGTCACCCGGGGAACTGCCGGCGGGTTGCCTCCGTCATTCCGGTGAGCATGCTCGAAGGCGTAGAGCCGGCGCGCCCGCACACCCTCGAGTACAGCCGATGCGGCGACGCGTCGATGGTCCGGGGGACGGAGGCGTTCGCGATGCGGATCGGGGTTCCCAGGGAGATCAAGAACGAGGAGCGGCGGGTCGGCCTGACGCCGGCGAGCGTTCGCGAGCTCGCGGGTGACGGTCATGCGATCTTCGTGGAGACCGGCGCGGGTGTCGGCATCGACGCATCGGACGAAGACTACGCGCGCGCGGGCGCCGAGATCGTTCCGACGCCCGGCGACGTCTTCGAGGCGGCCGAGCTGATCGTGAAGGTGAAGGAGCCGCAGGCGGAAGAGCGAGCGCGGCTCCGGCCGGACCACACGCTCTTCACCTATCTCCACCTCGCCCCCGATGCGGACCAGACCAAGGATCTCGTCACGAGCGGCGCCACCTGCATCGCGTACGAGACCGTGACCGACGACCGCGGCGGACTGCCGCTGCTGACCCCCATGTCCCAGGTCGCCGGGCGCATGTCCATCCAGGCCGGCGCGGCGAGCCTGGAAGCGAGTCGAGGCGGGGCGGGGCTGCTCCTCGGTGGCGTGCCCGGCGTGGCACCGGCGAAGGTGGTCGTCCTCGGCGGCGGCGTGGTCGGTGCGAACGCCCTGCAGATGGCGCTCGGACTCGGCGCCGACGTCACCGTCCTCGATCGTGACACGCGTGTCCTCGAGGCCCTCGCCGCCCGCTTCGGCGCGGCGCTCCGGACCGTCTACTCGACCGGCGAGGCGATCGAGCGCCACGTCCTCGACGCCGATCTGGTCGTCGGGGCCGTGCTCGTCCGCGGCGCGGCCGCGCCCCACCTCGTCACCCGTGAACACGTCACGGCCATGCGACGGGGATCGGTCCTCGTCGACGTCGCGATCGACCAGGGCGGCTGCTTCGAGACCTCACGACCGACCACCCACGCCGAGCCCACCTTCCTGGTCGACGACGTCGTCCACTACTGCGTCGCGAACATGCCGGGCGCCGTCCCGAAGACGTCGACCTACGCCTTGAACCACGCGACGCTGCCCTTCGTCCGGCGGCTCGCCGACCGCGGCGCTCGGACCGCGCTCAAGACCGATCTCGGTCTGATGAACGGCCTCAACGTGTGCGCGGGCCACGTCACCGAGCCGCAGGTCGCGCAGGCCCTCGGCTACGACTACGTCGAGCCGATCCTGGCGCTCGAGTCGCGCTAGCCACGGCGACGGACGCGCGTCGGCCCCGATCGCGACCTACCCTCCTCGACCGAACCCGGCCGAGGAGAGCCCTGTGACCCCTTCGCGCATCATCCTGCTCCTGAGCGCCCTGCTCTACCTCGCCTTCCTCCTCTGGTACGGCGGCTCCGGCACGCCGCTCACGCCCGAGGAGACCGAGGCGGTGCTCGCGCGGATCGAGGCCAATCAGTCGGCGCATTCCGCCCATGACGGCGATCTCCTCGAATCGTTCCGCGTGCTCGCGAGCCAGGACGATGGCGACGAGTTCTACATGCTGAACCTGATGCGGTACCGCCAGAAGGCGCTCTATCCGCCGGGCGCCCCCTACGACGACGATGCGCAGGCGGCGGCGGATCGGTACGGCCGCGCCGTCCTTCCGGCCCTGCTCGCACGCGGCTCCCATCCGATCCTGATGGCGCACTACGCCGGTCCCTTCATCCCTCCGGATGCGTCGAAGGGGACCTGGGACCAGGTCGGCATCGTCCGCTACCGCAGCCGTCGGGACATGCTCGACATGGCGCTCGATCTCTCCGCTTCAGGGGGCGGCGAGCACAAGTGGGCCTCGATCGAGGAGACGATCGTGATGCCCGTCGCGCCGATCTTCGACTTCGTCTTCGTCCGCGGATTCATGGCGGTCGTCTTCGGCGTGGTGGGCGGGGGCCTCGCGTTCGGGCTGCGACGGCGCCCGGCCTGAGCGCACGGCGTCAGTCCGTCGTCAGGAACGCGATGATCCGCGGGAACGCGCTCCGGTCCTCGAGCAGGAAGCCGTGCCCGCCCTCGAACCAGGCGAGCTCCGAATCGGGGATGCGCGCGGCGAGGTTCTCCATGTTCTCCGGTCGCGCGATCCCGTCGTAGCGCCCGCCGCAGAGCAGCGTCCGGGCGCGGATCCCGTCGAGGCGATCCCAGGTGTCGTGAGCGAACCGCGCTTCGAGCTGGCGCGCGGCGCCCCGTGCCTTCCGCTCGGGGTCCTCGTCGTCGTCGGGAATCTGCGTGCGCTTCTTCATGAACTCGAAGACCTTCGCGAAGCGGGACGGATCGCGACCGCCCTCTCCGCTGGACCAGCGCGTATCGCTGATCGCGAGGACCCGGTTCATGTACTCGTCGGGACCGAGCACGGCGAGCTCGTGGAGCGGATAGGAAGCGCCGCCTTCGCCGCCGCTCGACGTGCAGCAAAGCACGAGCCGATCGATCCGATCCGGGTGCCGAAGCGCGAGCTCCTGGGAGACCATGCCACCGAACGAGACGCCGAGGACGTGCGCACGGTCCCAACCCAGGTGGTCGAGGAGCGCCGCGGCGTCGTCCGCGTAGTCGGCCATCGTGTAGGGCCCGTCGGGCTTCGCCGTCTGCCCGAGCCCGCGCTGATCGTGGGCCGCGATCTCGAACGCCTCCGCGAGCGGACCGTCGATCAGTCGAGGTTGCTGGCGCAGGTCGCCCCCGGTCCCGTTGACGAAGAGCAGCTTCGGCCGGCCTTCACCCGCTCCCGTGTGCTCGTAGTAGAAGTCGAGTCCCCGAAGCGTCGCGCGCAAACCCTGCATCGTTCTCCTCGCGTTCCGGCCGCAGCCGCTCGCTTCAGCGCCCCGCGAGCCGCGCGCGGGTCTCGGCCGGGGTCGCGATCTCGCGGCCGTGGCGCCGCGCGATCTCGACGACCGCCGCGACGACCTCGGCGTTGGTCGCCGGTTCGTCGCCGAGCTCGAGATAGGGATGGTCTCCGAGACCGATGGCGACGTGGCCGCCCTGCGCGATCGCCTGCTCGGCGAGCGGCAGCGCGTTCGCGCCGTAGCAGGCCGCTGCCCAGAGACAGTCGACGCTCGGCGGCACGAAGTCGATCAGCGCCTGGAGCCCCGCCTCTGTCCCCGGATGCCCGGAGATCAGCCCGCCCTCGGTCGTGAAGAGCTCCGCGAAGATCGTGCCGGGCAGGACTCCGGTGGTGCAGAACGCTTCGAGCAGACGCAGCGACCCGACGTTCCAGATCGCCGCCATCGGAAGTGCGCCCGCCGCCCGTGCGCGAGCGGCCAGCGCCTTCAGCGTCCCGATCGGGTTGTAGTAGACGAGGTCGTCGCCCCGGACCTCGTCCATGCCCTCGCGCCACATCCCGAGGGAGAGGCTCGCTAGATCCAGGGGAACGAGGTCGGCCCGGGTCGCGTCGTCCTTCGCCATCGCTTCGATGTGCCCGATCCGTTCGTCGAGGTCCGTGACCGTGTTCGCGCCGAGGGTCGGCATGACGAGCGCATCGCAACGCCCGCGGATCGCCCGCGCGGTCTCGGCATAGAGCGCGGTGTCGTTCGAGGGCGCTCCGGTCTCGGGCTCCCGCGCGTGGTAGTGGACGATCGAGGCTCCGGCGGCGACACAGGCCTCCGCGTCGGAGGCGATCTCCTCCGGCGAGTACGGCACGTTCGGGTTGGGCTCGCGGAACGTGTACTCGTTCAGCCGGGCATCGATGATCAGCTTGTCCAAGGAACCCCCTCCCCCTCGCCCGGGCGCTCCGCCTCGAGACGAGCCCGCGCTGCGGGGGCGAGGATCGCGCGCCCGGGGGCGTCCCGAAAGCGCCTCAGGGCCGTCCCGACGGGTGAATTCGCCACCGACTTGCCTCTTCCCGATGTGTCGCCGCCCCTCGCGAGTCGGCTAGACTCTGAGGGCCTGAACGATCGTTCGGAACCCGCCCCGAGCCGCAAGCGCGTGCGCTGTGGACCCAGGCGCGGCGGGCGTCCCCGACGCGATCCCAGCCCACCACAGGAGTTCCCGACCATGGCCTTCTCCACGGACAATCCCGTCGCCCAGGACCTCGGCTACCTCCCCTTCGACTGCGACAACCACTACTACGAGGCCCTCGACGCCTTCACCCGCCACGTGCCGAAGGAATGGCACGCGCGCTGCGTCCAGTGGGCGGAGATCGAGGGACGCAAGCACCACGTCGTGGGCGGCAAGCTCGCGCACGCGGTGAAGAACCCGACCTGGGATCCGATCGCCATGCCCGGCGCGATCTCCGACTTCCTGCGCGGCAACCCGGACGGCACGTCCATGATGAAGGCGCTCCGCGAGCGCGAGCCGCTGCCGGACTACTACATGAACCCCGACGCCCGCCTCGACAAGATGGACGAGCAGGGCATCGAGGCGATGTGGCTCTTCCCGACGCTCGGCGTCCTCTACGAGGAGCTGATCAAGGAAGACACGGAGGCGGTCAAGGTCCTCTTTCACGGCTTCAACCGCTGGCTCCACGAGGACTGGGGCGTCGCCTACCAGAACCGGATCTTCGGTGCCCCCTACATCACGCTGACCGACGTCGACTTCGCCGTCAGCGAGCTCGAATGGGCGCTCAAGGAAGGCGCGCGCGTCGTCTGCATGCGCCCGGCCGCCGTGCACACCCGCGAGGGCACGTTCTCGCCGAGCCACCCGCGCCACGATCCCTTCTGGGCGCGCGTCTCCGAATCCGGCATCACCGTCGTGATCCACGCCGCGGACTCCGGCTACACGACCCACGGCTACGTGCAGGACGGGTTCACCGCAGACGCCGTGGGCGCCGCGATCTCACCCAACATCAAGCACTTCAACATCGAGCGCGCGGCATACGACTTCCTGATCACCTGCGCCTTCGAGAAGCTCTTCGAGCGCCATCCCGGCGTCCGGATCGCTTCGATCGAGAACGGCGCCGAGTTCCTCCCGGATCTCTACCGGAAGCTCAACCAGTCGGCGAACCGTCTCTCGATCGCCAACTACTATGGGGAGCACCCGGCGGAGAGCTTCCGCCAGCACGTCTGGATCAACCCCTTCTGGGAGGATGACGTGAACGAGGTCGCCCACCACATGGGCGCGAATCGCGTGATCTTCGGCTCCGACTGGCCGCACATCGAGGGCATGCCGACGCCCCTCGACTACGTCAAGGAGCTCGAGCAGTTCGACGACACCCAGACGCTCCAGATCCTCCGCGACAACACGCGGGAGCTCAACGAACTCCGCCCCGCGTAGGGCCTCGTCCCCGATCGAAGAACGCCCGCGCCGCCCGGTTGACCCGGAGCAGCGCGGGCGTTTCCATTTGTGGACCCCGTCCGCCGCCGGGCGGCCCCGACCGACCTCGACCCGAAGGAACCTCCCATGCCCTGTCGCGCCCTCGAAGGAATCCGTGTCCTCGACCTGACCACGCCCCTCGGCGAAGCCACCGGCCGCATCCTCGCGGACCTCGGCGCCGAGGTGATCAAGGTCGAGCCGCCGGGGGGCTGCGAAGCGCGCTTCGCCCCGCCCTTCGCGACGCCGCCGAGCGCCAACGCCCCGCGCCCGGAGCGCGGGAGCGGAGATCCGGAGCAGTCGCTCTTCTGGCGAGCCTGGGGGCTCGGCAAACGGAGCGTCGTCCTCGACCTCGACGACGCGGCCGACCGGAAGAAATTCCTCGCCCTCGCGCAGACGGCGGACATGCTGCTCGAGTCCTCGACGCCGGGAGACATGGCCGCGAAGGGGCTCGGCTACACCGACCTCGAAGCGCTGAATCCCGGGCTCATCTACGTCTCGGTCTCGCCCTTCGGTCAGGACGGCCCCTATGCGACGCAGCCGGCGACGGATCTCACGCTCTCGGCGGCGGGCGGTCTGCTGAACTCGACCGGCGACGGCGATCGCGTCCCGCTGCCGATCGGCTTCCCCGAGACGGCGCACCTCGGCGCGACCCAGGCCGCGGCGGACGCGCTGATGGCGCTCTACTCGCGCAACCGCTCCGGCGAGGGACAGCATCTCGATTCGTCGGTGCAGACGGCGGTGCTCTGGAGCCTGATGAACCAGACGAGCTTCAGCGCCGTCGACCAGGAGATGCCGAACTTCGGTGAGGACCGCGCCGGGCGGACCGGGACGATGGCCGTCTTCGAAGGGCTCGACCTGCCCGTCATGGAGCCGTGCAAGGACGGCTTCGTCGTGATCGTCCTCGTCCTCGGGGCCCAGGGCGCCTTCGGCTTCGACGCCTGCATGAAGTGGATCGGCGAACAGGGCGGCCTCGACGACGACCTCCTGGAAGTCCAGTGGATGACCTGGATCCAGGACCTCCAGGAGGGGAAGCTCGAGCTCGCGACGGCGCTTCGCGGCGTCGAGCAGTTCAAGGCCTTCCTCAAGACGATGACGAAGGCGGAGATCCAGGAGCAGGCGGTCAAGGGCAAGTGGCTGATCGCGCCGGTGAACACGGCGCCGGATCTCCTCGCGGATCCACAGCTCCTCGACCGCGACTTCTGGATCGAGCTCGACGGCGACAAGGTCCCCGGCCCTTTCGCGCGTCTCGGCCAGACCCCGATCGAGTACGACCGTCCCGCGCCCACCCTCGGTCAGGACCAGGCCCTCGTCGACGACGTCGGCCGGAAGCCCCTCGGACCGACCGTCGCGAATCCGGCGCCGCGCACGCAGGCCTTCGAAGGGCTCAAGGTCGCGGACTTCTCGTGGATCGCGGCCGGACCGCTGATCGGAAAGGACCTCGCCAACCTCGGCGCGACGGTCCTTCGCGTCGAGACGGAGTCCCGCGTCGACACCCTGCGGTTCATCCCGCCGTGGCTCGGCGACCCGGGCACGACGACCGGCCACATGGCCGCGAACTTCAACCAGAGCAAGAAGGGCATCGCGATCGACTTCACGAAGCCCGAAGGCCTCGCCGTCGCCCACCGGATGGTCGAGTGGGCCGACGTGGTCGTCGAGAACTTCACGCCGGGTACCGCCGAGCGGATCGGCCTCGGCTACGACCAGCTCCGCGAGATCAAGCCCGACATCGTGATGCTCTACAGCTGCATGCGCGGCCAGACGGGCCCCGAGCGCAAGCACACGGGCTTCGGGATCCACGGGGCCGCCCTCGGCGGTTTCACCGGGATCACCGGCTGGCCCGACCGGAAGCCGGTCTCGCCCTGGGGCGCGTACACCGACTTCATCTCGCCCCGCTATGCCCTCTCGGCCCTCGTCGCCGCCCTGCACCATCGCGACCGGACCGGCGAGGGCCAGCTGATCGACGTGTCGCAGATCGAGGCCTCCATCCACCACCTGGCGCCGACGATCCTCGACTCGCAGCGGACCGGCCGCGTCGTCGCCCAGCCCGGTCTGGACTCCGAGTGGGGCTGCCCGCACGGCGTCTACCGGACGAGCGAGACCGAGCGGTTCGTGGCGATCGAGACGCGGACGGCGGCCCAATGGCGCGCGCTCTGCGGCCTGATCCCGGAGCTCGCCGACCTCGGCGGGGACGAGCTCGACGGGATCGACGCCCGGCTGGCCCGCCGCGACGAGATCGACGGGATCCTCGAACGCTGGGCCGCCTCCGAGAAATGCTTCGAGGTCGCGGACCGGCTGCGCGAGGCGGGCGTGCCGGCCTACGTGCCGCTCCGGGCCCGGGACTACCGGCACGATCCGCAGCTCGCTGCGCGCGACTTCTGGATCGATCTCGACCACGCGGGCTTCGGCCGCCAGAGCTTCGACGGCCCGGTGACGAAGTTTTCGAAGACGCCGTCGGCGCCCACCCACGCGGGCCCGCTGATCGGCGAGCACACGTTCGAGGTGATGAAGGAGATCCTCGGCTACGACGACGAAGAGATCTCCGCGATCGCGGCGGCGGGCGCCCTCAGCTGAGACGGGCCTGGAGGCGCTCCGGATGTCGAATCCGTCGGTCTATCCCTTGATCTGGTCGAACGACGTCGCAGCGATCCTCGACTGGGCGGCGACGGCCCTCGGCCTCGAAGAGATCTGGCGCGACCCGTCGGACGGCGCCCCCGTCGAGCACGGCGAGCTCGAATGGCACGGGGGGCGCATCAGCGTCAACGTCCGGCCACCGCCCTGGGCCGAAGCGGGCCCGAGCGGAATCGCGCTCCATTTGACGACGCGGGCGCAGGTGGACCAGGTCCACGCGCGGGCCGTCGACGCTGGCGCGCAGATCATTCAGGGTCCGGAAGAGAGCTTCGTCGCCTACGGCTTCACGGCTCTCGACCCGGATGGAAACCAGTGGTGGATCCATTCGGAGACCGGAAACCTCGACGCGCTTCGGAACTAGACGACCCGTCGCCCCGTCAGGAGGCCAGATCTCATGCGCGCATGCATCGCAGGCAGCTTTCTCGCGCTCTTCCTCGTCGGCTGCGGCAGCGACACCCCGCTGCCGGACCTGCCCCCCGCCCGGGCCGACCTCCCGGAGGCGGAGCCGCTCTCCTGGTTCGAAGACGCGGCGATCGAGGCGGCGATCCGCGGGCGCGTCGCGATGGGCGCGCGCTCGGGCTTCGTGGTCCTGGTCGCGCGCGACGGACGGGTCGTCCACGCGACGACGACGGGCGACCAGGACGTCGAGGCGGGGATCCCGATGTCCCTCGACACGCGCTTCCAGATCGCGTCGATGACGAAGCCGGTGATCGGGACGGCGGCGATGATCCTCGTGGACGAGGGGCGTCTCGGACTCGACGAGCCCGTCTCGAGCTACCTGCCCTCCTTCACGGATCTCCGGGTCGCGATCACCGACGAAGCCGGCACCGTGACGGGGACGAAGCCGATGGCTTCGCCGCTCCTCGTCCGACACGTGCTCGCCTTCGCGTCGGGTATGGGGCCCGGCTTCGCCCCGGGCCCGCTGCGCGACCGCTGGCTCGCCGAGGGGACCTATGCCGGGTCGGGGCCGCTCTCGACGCGGATCGAGCGGATCCCGCCGCTCCCCTTCTTCGAGGAGCCGGGGACGCGCTGGCGCTACGGCGCAGCGTACGACGTGCTTGCGCGCCTGATCGAGGTGGCGAGCGGCGAGCCCGTCGACCGCTTCCTCGAGCGCCGGATCTTCGCGCCCCTCGGCATGACCCGGACGACCTACCTGAAGGACGTGCCGGCCGACGCGCCGCTGGCGGTCATGTACCAGCTCGGCGAGGACGGCCTCGTCCGGGCGGTCCAGGAGAACCGCCCGGACGATTGGACGCCCGGTGGAACCGGGCTCGTATCGACCGCCGCCGACTACATGCGCTTCGCGCTGATGCTCTGGAACGAGGGCGAGTACGACGGCGTGCGGATCCTGGAGACGGCGACCGCCCGGCGCATGCGCGAGCCGGAGATCGGCGGCGTGCTCGCCGGCGAGATGGGGATCGAAGGGCTCTCCTTCGGCCTCGGCGTCTCGGTCATGACGGACGCCGAGGCCTCGCTCCTGCCCGGGCACGACGGCGACTTCTGGTGGAGCGGCGCCTACGGCACCCACCTCTGGATCAGTCCGGCCACCGGCACGGTCCTCGTCGTCATGCAGCAACAGCAGCGCGACCCCACCGGCGGCGACGATCCGATCGTGCCCTTCCTCCTCCAGGCGATCGTCGTCGGCGGCTGACGCGACCCGCCGCAGGCTCACCGCGACGCCGCGCCGAGGGCCTCGAGCGCCGCGTCCGCGTCCTCGACCCGCGTGATCCGACCGCGTCGCGCGACGGCCATGCAGCGATCGCGGAGGTGGGGGCAGCTGTTGTCTCCCACGTCCGTCACGCCGCCATCCGACACCCAGTAGCGCGGCTCCGGCTGGCGCGAGAGCCACTGGAGCGCCGGGAGATCGACGATGTTGCCGGAACCGACCGGGGCGAGGTCGGTCTCCTCGACCCGCCAACCGCGCTCGGCCACGATCCGCAGCTCGCCTTCCTCGCCCGAGCCCGAGTAGGTCGCGACCGTCGCTGCGCCCCCGGCCGCGTGCACGATCGCCTCGACCTGGTCGACGTCGAGCGACATGCTCCCGCTCACGTCGACCAGGAGGGTCCCGCCGGCGGCCCGCCCGCGGCGTGCGAAGATCGCCCGGTCGATCAACAGCCGGTCCGG harbors:
- a CDS encoding HTH domain-containing protein produces the protein MPKRSRGDELKRGDRLEALVAAIRAREGVSMGELAEELAVSVRTVRRDVALLRARGLDIEGDRGRGGGIRFARFAPLPPLQLDAQQAVGLWLSVEIARRVSGLPFSRGNQSAMNKVLASLPPERRVQLRQLCRRIVIGTRASEAMRESFGEMSPTLLDTFERCFRESVCMRFRYTDRLGAVTQRRVEPHGIFVRAPFWYILAVDIDRVDADPEAGAEEVRRQFRMDRIANPRVISRRFTPSIEIVDEMLEDEPYFAVASGDAWI
- a CDS encoding nuclear transport factor 2 family protein codes for the protein MNTVEIGKQLVAFCQDRKGLDAVDALYDDKIVSIEAQGSEELPARMEGIEAVRGKNAWWYDNHEIHAESATGPYCGQREDQFAVRFTMDVTFKPTGERQSLDEIALYTVADGKIVEEQFLYFAG
- a CDS encoding OmpA family protein, producing the protein MKKSLASQSFGVAGGLAVAAMLGACAKPLPYQEPVAVTPPSGTVAVTQAVTILDASGSKETGFPGSKATLESLVAAMPGGSYEASQLSFGGGQRETAGGGSFDRSTLAAAAKGATFLQGSTPLYSVLDNEVTDAIGAGDGRAAVVIISDGLATDYAGRDDAGRAIASAKALAESRAGEVCFHTVQAGNDPAGATALRSIADVTSCGSFTTTTALGSSAALQQFSRAVYLGNEPAPAPVVNVAAAPPDTDRDGVIDPRDECPGTLREAPVDDRGCWQLNDLRFAVNGAAIEIDFDETLAADIAVLKANPGVRIRVDGHTDSDGAAAYNQDLSERRASAVKARLVSAGIDADRLEVKGFGESNPIVPNDTKANKRENRRVELTILD
- the ald gene encoding alanine dehydrogenase codes for the protein MRIGVPREIKNEERRVGLTPASVRELAGDGHAIFVETGAGVGIDASDEDYARAGAEIVPTPGDVFEAAELIVKVKEPQAEERARLRPDHTLFTYLHLAPDADQTKDLVTSGATCIAYETVTDDRGGLPLLTPMSQVAGRMSIQAGAASLEASRGGAGLLLGGVPGVAPAKVVVLGGGVVGANALQMALGLGADVTVLDRDTRVLEALAARFGAALRTVYSTGEAIERHVLDADLVVGAVLVRGAAAPHLVTREHVTAMRRGSVLVDVAIDQGGCFETSRPTTHAEPTFLVDDVVHYCVANMPGAVPKTSTYALNHATLPFVRRLADRGARTALKTDLGLMNGLNVCAGHVTEPQVAQALGYDYVEPILALESR
- a CDS encoding alpha/beta hydrolase, with protein sequence MQGLRATLRGLDFYYEHTGAGEGRPKLLFVNGTGGDLRQQPRLIDGPLAEAFEIAAHDQRGLGQTAKPDGPYTMADYADDAAALLDHLGWDRAHVLGVSFGGMVSQELALRHPDRIDRLVLCCTSSGGEGGASYPLHELAVLGPDEYMNRVLAISDTRWSSGEGGRDPSRFAKVFEFMKKRTQIPDDDEDPERKARGAARQLEARFAHDTWDRLDGIRARTLLCGGRYDGIARPENMENLAARIPDSELAWFEGGHGFLLEDRSAFPRIIAFLTTD
- a CDS encoding 3-keto-5-aminohexanoate cleavage protein; translated protein: MDKLIIDARLNEYTFREPNPNVPYSPEEIASDAEACVAAGASIVHYHAREPETGAPSNDTALYAETARAIRGRCDALVMPTLGANTVTDLDERIGHIEAMAKDDATRADLVPLDLASLSLGMWREGMDEVRGDDLVYYNPIGTLKALAARARAAGALPMAAIWNVGSLRLLEAFCTTGVLPGTIFAELFTTEGGLISGHPGTEAGLQALIDFVPPSVDCLWAAACYGANALPLAEQAIAQGGHVAIGLGDHPYLELGDEPATNAEVVAAVVEIARRHGREIATPAETRARLAGR